DNA from Mustela erminea isolate mMusErm1 chromosome 18, mMusErm1.Pri, whole genome shotgun sequence:
TCCACGTTCCGTCTTGCTCACAAGCGGAGGCTTCCCCCTCCACAACCCCTCCCCGGGTCTTTGGACCTGGAAACCCGAGTGAAAGCGCCGCCCTGGCCCAGCTGGCCTCCACCTGCTTCCTCTTTCAAGGAGTCTCTGATGGCTACATTAGGCAATGCAGGCGCGAGGCCAATCAGGCTGAAGGAGCCAGACCACACGGAGACgaagaggggaggagaaatggTGCCCAAGTCCTGAGCCCTGTGCGAAGTCTCCTCCGGGGCTTTGCCCCGCACCTCCGTTCCCTCCTCTAGGAATGAGACCAGCCGGCAGGCTGCTGCACTCCTGGGAACACGGGAACTGGGGATATCCAGAGAGGCTCCAGAATGAGACCACCACCCTCCTGATGCAAACCCACTTCCCTGGTCAGAGCGGGAGGGGCCGGGGCTTGTTCAGTGTGACCAGAGGAGAGGGGCCCTATGCTTGGGGAGGAGTTTGGTGAACCAGAGGCAGACAGACAAGATCTGGCCTTTTGATGACGAGTCCCCTGTGGTTCTCAAAGAACAGGTGTGGCCCCAGCCTGGGGGTGAGGTGCCTGGATAAACGCAGTGCTCCAGACTCAGGAGTGTGGAACGGCGCTGGTCACGCAGGGCACACCTACTTCCAAAAGGCTCTGGGGCCCTGGTCTCGGCACCGGGCCTAGTGCATGGGCAGTGCCCTCAGCAGGCCACATTGGGAGCTGACTTACCCTGCCAGCCAGAGGGCAGGCCGCCTAGGACAGGCTTCCACGAGAGCCAGCATGGGGCAGTAGGGGGCCCAGGCTCCCGGTCCCTCTGCGTAACCACAGAGGAACCACTTACTATCCCGGCTGTTCCCCGTATAGCAAGGGAAGCAGGGCTAGAAGATCTGTGGCATTCTGGGATCCCGTGCCCTTTAGGACACCTGGAAACCAGGATCTTGATCTCCTTTGCAGAAACATGCTGACCCCGGGGTGGGGcataagagaagacagaaggatCTAACTCCAGAAGCCGCCCACTTCTGATAGGAAACCCGCTAATCCCCCAGTGACCCACCGGCTGCCCGCTACCCTCGAGGGGACTTACACCACAGCTCCTGGCTCCAGCCTGCCCCACCGCCTGCCTTCACCTCACACACCAGACATCCTAGGAATGCGGGACACAGAGGAAGGTCCCCAGACAGATGCCCTACCTGCCAGGATACAAGGGGGTACGACTGCCCCCAAAGGCTTCCTCGATGCTCCGATGGTGGCCAAACCCCCTACCTGAGGGGAATCACATGTGTGGGGCCCCCATGTGTGCCAGGACCTGCACTGGCCGCCGCTGTGCTCCCAGGAATCAATCCAACAGCCTTGAAAGATGGACATCTCCTCTCAcgtaaaatgaggaaaagaaacagactcagagagacagagacgtGTCCATGTCACAGAAGCAGGAAGGAGTCAGCTGGCATCAGAACAACGTTCCCTGTGGGGCAGCTGACCAAATGAGGACAGTTACCCTGCGGAAGAGGGGACGTGGGATACACCTGCCAGCTGCCATCCAGGACCCGAAGGCCCACGAGGCAGAAGAGGGGTACAAGTGTCCTATGTGAACACAGGCGGGACCAGCAAGGTCAGGAGGAGGTCCCGCCTTCCAAAGATCAGCACTGTTCCAAGAGGGAAGAGGGCACGCTGTCATAGCAAGTGGGACCCCCCCGCCGCCCCATCTCACCGAGAGGGGCTCGGGCTCAGGCGAAGGCTGTAGGCCAGAAGGAGTGCACGGGGCCAGGAACGGGGTAGAGACTTCAAGCAGAAGACCTTCAAGGCAGTTCTAAGACGGCTCTACTGTGACGGAAGTCCCAGCAGTGACCAGCTTCCAAGACTGCAGCCATCTGAGGAGAACCACCTGGCCATAGCCCAGGACGAAGTGACAGTAATTAGATCTACAGGTCTGGCATGAGCCCCTGACACCTGTTACCCTCTCTGGGATCAGAGCCGCCTTAGGTGAACAAGTTCAGGCTGGTTGGCACAGGCTGTCCCTGGTCCATATCTGAAGAGCTACTGGGTCCCTCATGTCCACTGAAGGGGAAAGACACTGAGGTAGAGTGTGCTCCCACTCAGGCTCAGCCTGGACCTTGCCCTGCACCCTGCCGGCACCCTTATGAAAAGGCTCTCAGGGGGCCAGAGGGCTGAGTTGCCACAtacctggggcagggggtggggcagaggggactCTCCTGGTTTGagccagcaggggaggggctggtaAACCAGCACTGGGACGCCTGATCGCATCCTGAGAGGACCCCCTTGGGTAAACCTGCAAGGACACAATGTCATCTCTTCCTCCTCAAAGAACACCTATAAGTAAAGAAATGGggctggtgggagaggcagggggccCCAAAGGGGCTCAGACCATCTCCCCGTTAGCGCTGACCCTAGCTAAAAGCCCCCATGTGCCTGCTCCAGGAAcctgctccttctgccccacaTATGACAGGACCAAGAGCTCCAGGCTGGAATCCCAAAgcccagtctccccactgagaacCCAGGCAAGGCACCTGAAGTCCTGAAGGACCCAGGGGTCATCAGGGGAGCTACGCCAGCCCAAGGCCCCCCCAGCAAAACCAGGAGTGGTGCCTGAGACAAAAGAATGTAACCGTGAAGTCACCCCACCTCCAAGTCAGGAACCCTGGCCAACCGTGGCGAGCGGACAGACTGCCCCTGTGTCTGGCTGAGCCCGGCAGCCCCCACGGCAGGGCCTCAGGCTGCCTGCCGTCACCAGCTTCTCCCACCACAGGTGGTATCAgctgggtgggggctgagggcCATTGCTGGGTCTGGGCGGAGGGCCCCaaaggctccctccctgctcaggagcCGCAGGGGTGCAGGGGTGAGACCTGACTAACTCGTTCTGCGGGCTGCAGGTGGGTGGGGACCCCGTCACTGCTCAGCACGCCCGACAGGCGCCCAGCAGGAGCCAGCAGGAGCCCGCAGGAGCCTGGCGCACCATGGCAGCTGCCAGCTTTGTGCAGGAGATGCGCTCCATGGGTGAGAGGTTACTGCTCAAGCTACAGAGGCTACCCCAGGCCGAGCCTGTGGAGATCGTGGCCTTCTCGGTCATTCTCCTTTTCACAGGTAAGCTGGGGCTCTCGCTTTCTCCCCAGTGTCCCTGGATGTTCCTGGCATCCGGGTGAGACCTTGGTGCTGGCCAGAGGGCTGGCTAGGTGTCCC
Protein-coding regions in this window:
- the SMIM5 gene encoding small integral membrane protein 5 translates to MAAASFVQEMRSMGERLLLKLQRLPQAEPVEIVAFSVILLFTATVLLLLLIACCCCCCPERRGRKVQVRPMTPP